In one window of Amblyomma americanum isolate KBUSLIRL-KWMA chromosome 9, ASM5285725v1, whole genome shotgun sequence DNA:
- the LOC144105140 gene encoding kappaPI-actitoxin-Avd3d-like, translating to MNAAVALFTVAVLLATVSYGDSIFCPPPCTYKKDCSLPKPGGTCLIFPVLVRYRYNPTTRKCEEFKIGFGCCVNCNTFYTKAECEKSCI from the exons ATGAATGCAGCAGTGGCTCTATTTACGGTGGCGGTTCTTCTCGCTACCGTCTCATATGGAGACTCCATTTTTTGCC CGCCACCATGCACATATAAAAAAG ATTGCAGTCTACCAAAACCAGGAGGAACATGCCTGATTTTCCCAGTCCTGGTCAGGTACCGGTACAATCCAACGACCAGGAAGTGTGAGGAGTTCAAGATTGGATTCGGCTGCTGCGTAAACTGCAACACGTTCTATACGAAGGCAGAGTGCGAGAAGTCCTGCATATAA